One Caviibacter abscessus genomic window, AAACAGTTCCAACAGGATTTGACAAAGAAATAACTGTGGTTGAAGATTTTGATGCAGAACTTGCCCAAAAAGAAGTTGAAAAACTTCCAAATGAAAGAATAGATATAGTTGAGTATAATAAAAGATATTATCCTGAAAATAATATAGCTTCAGGTGTAATAGGAAATGTTAAACTTATAAGCTCTCAAGAATATGAAAATTTGAAAGATTTAGGATATACTCGTGATGATCAAATAGGTAAAAAGGGTATTGAAAAAAATTACGATAGTATTTTAAAAGGTTCAGATGGACAGGAATTTGTTGAAGTTGATGTTAAAGGGAATGTAATAAAAAAAATTGATGAAGTAAGTACTAAAAGTGGTAAAAATATATATCTTTCAATTGATTATGATTTACAAAAACATATGACTGAAAATTTTGCTGGAAAAGCAGGAAGTTTTATTGCAATTGATGTAAAAACAGGTAAGATTATAACAATGGTAAGTTCACCTGAAATAAATCTTAATATTTTGAGTTCAAGAATATCAAAAGAATTATGGAATAGCTTACTAAATTCTAAAGAGAGACCACTTGTTAATAAATCAATAGCTGGACTTTATCCATCGGGTTCAACATTTAAGGTTGTTTCAGGAGCAGCTATATTAGAAAGTGGTATAAGCCCACTTGAAACGGTATATTCAACGGGTGTTTTTACTTTAGGAAAAGTTAGATTTAGAGATTCACATACTTCAGGACATGGAACTACAAATTTTTATAAGTCAATAGAAGAATCAGTTAATACATATTATTATACTCTTTTAAGAAGAGTTCCTTTTGATTTGTTTGTAAAAATTGCAAGTGAATTTGGTATAGGTGAAAAAACTGGAATTGATATACCAGGAGAGCAAGATGGAGTTTTACCTACACCGGAATGGAAGAAAAAAAGATTTAATAAAAAAATAGATCAAATATGGTTACCTGGAGATTTAGTAAATTTATCAATAGGTCAAGGATATATACTTGTTACACCGCTTCAAATGCTTATGGTGTATCAAGCAATAGCA contains:
- the mrdA gene encoding penicillin-binding protein 2, which encodes MKVKREIDKEDEGKRVKYFSIIIVFIFLVLIGTLYYLQIINGDSYRDRAVRNSLRTNVVKATRGKIYDVKGHILADNATGYKIIHKFTKSISESEKKLLLSMQYDKSKALQNESEKKQKKLNEIYDDISYIAKISGNSFDEILEIFYKTVPTGFDKEITVVEDFDAELAQKEVEKLPNERIDIVEYNKRYYPENNIASGVIGNVKLISSQEYENLKDLGYTRDDQIGKKGIEKNYDSILKGSDGQEFVEVDVKGNVIKKIDEVSTKSGKNIYLSIDYDLQKHMTENFAGKAGSFIAIDVKTGKIITMVSSPEINLNILSSRISKELWNSLLNSKERPLVNKSIAGLYPSGSTFKVVSGAAILESGISPLETVYSTGVFTLGKVRFRDSHTSGHGTTNFYKSIEESVNTYYYTLLRRVPFDLFVKIASEFGIGEKTGIDIPGEQDGVLPTPEWKKKRFNKKIDQIWLPGDLVNLSIGQGYILVTPLQMLMVYQAIANDGIMLYPTLVDRFIDSYGNTETNERKIKKELKVSKQTIAELKKALELPVSGNNGTAHVLRIPGVKVSAKTGTAQNSSGNNHSWIAGYFPSDNPKIAFVSLVEQGGYGGVAAGQQAREFIEYYYNLKKGE